In Dama dama isolate Ldn47 chromosome 9, ASM3311817v1, whole genome shotgun sequence, the following proteins share a genomic window:
- the FAM193B gene encoding protein FAM193B isoform X7: MPKLVKNLLGEMPLWVCQSCRKSMEEDERQTGREHAVAISLSHTSCKSQSCGGDSHSSSSSSSSSSSSSSSCHGNSGDWDPSSFLSAHKLSGLWNSPHSSGALPGGSLGSPPTIPGEVFPISEHHRHSDLTAPPNSPTGHHPQPAPLIPSHPGSFGSPPHPHLLPTTPAVHFPAQVSECPVAVAAAPHTPGPCQSPHLPSTSMPLLKMPPPFSGCSHPCSGHCSGHCSGPLLPPPSSQQLPSTHSRDPGCKGHKFTHSGLTCQLPQPCEADEGLGEEEDSSSERSSCTSSSTHQRDGKFCDCCYCEFFGHNAPPAAPTSRNYTEIREKLRSRLTRRKEELPMKGGALGGIPGEPAVDHRDVDELLEFINSTEPKVPNSARAAKRARHKLKKKEKEKAQLAAEALKQANRSVSGSRELRPARESLLGWPDRELDRVNSFLNSRLQEIKNTVKDSICASFSMCELSVDSNGFSKEGATEPKPQSLAPSNPSGSSEQRPDINLDLSPLTLGSPQNHMLQAPGEPAPPWAEMRSPHPPWTEVKGPPPGIPENGLVRRLNTVPNLSRMIWVKTPKPGNPGSEEPSIKEAPGCKQELSEPVASGGKPRKGRRQGSQAKKNEVSPASQPPACLETPSAKGQAPSPKQPSKAPEPPRVDSGAEAGEGSQGAQPGPGWADSPKADKEKGSSWRNWPGEAKARPLEQESGHPPGPARPQSLQQGKGRSRRSRNKQEKSAASLDDVFLPKDMDGVEMDETDREVEYFKRFCLDSAKQTRQKVAVNWTNFSLKKTTPSTAQ; this comes from the exons ATGCCAAAGCTCGTCAAGAATCTCCTAGGCGAGATGCCTCTGTGGGTCTGCCAGAGTTGCCGAAAGAGCATGGAGGAAGATGAAAGGCAGACAGGTCGAGAACATGCAGTGGCG atctccTTGTCACACACATCCTGCAAATCACAGTCTTGTGGGGGTGATTCTCATTCCTCTTCGTCCTCCTCTTCGTCGTCCtcttcctcatcctcctcctgccACGGGAACTCAGGGGACTGGGATCCTAGTTCGTTCCTGTCAGCACATAAGCTCTCGGGCCTCTGGAACTCCCCGCACTCCAGCGGGGCCCTGCCAGGTGGCTCGCTCGGGAGCCCTCCTACAATCCCTG GTGAGGTTTTCCCCATCTCGGAGCACCACCGGCACTCAGACCTCACTGCTCCACCTAACAGCCCCACCGGCCACCACCCCCAGCCAGCGCCGCTGATCCCATCTCACCCCGGATCCTTTGGCTCACCACCCCACCCGCACCTGCTGCCCACCACCCCAGCAGTGCATTTCCCTGCCCAGGTTTCAGAATGCCCTGTTGCTGTGGCTGCTGCCCCCCACACCCCAGGGCCATGTCAGAGCCCCCACCTTCCCTCCACCAGCATGCCGCTCCTGAAGATGCCTCCTCCATTCTCGGGTTGCAGCCACCCATGTAGTGGTCACTGCAGCGGGCACTGCAGCGggcccctcctcccaccacccagCTCTCAGCAGCTCCCTAGCACGCACAG CAGGGACCCTGGGTGCAAGGGGCACAAGTTTACCCACAGTGGCCTGACGTGCCAGCTTCCCCAGCCATGCGAGGCAGACGAGGGGCTGGGCGAGGAAGAGGACAGCAGCTCGGAGCGTAGCTCCTGCACCTCATCCTCCACCCACCAGCGAGATGGGAAGTTCTGTGACTGCTGCTACTGTGAGTTCTTCGGCCACAATGCG ccacccGCTGCCCCGACGAGTCGGAATTATACCGAGATCCGAGAGAAGCTTCGCTCAAGGCTGACCAGGCGCAAAGAGGAGCTGCCCATGAAGGGGGGCGCCCTGGGCGGGATCCCTGGGGAGCCCGCCGTGGACCATCGAGATGTGGATGAGCTGCTGGAATTCATCAACAGCACGGAGCCCAAAGTCCCCAACAGCGCCAGGGCTGCCAAGCGGGCCCGGCACAAGCTGAAAAAGAAG GAAAAGGAGAAGGCCCAGTTGGCAGCGGAAGCTCTGAAGCAAGCAAATCGTAGTGTTTCTGGAAGCCGGGAGCTGAGGCCTGCCAGGGAGAGTCTTTTGGGGTGGCCCGACCGGGAGCTGGATCGGGTCAACAGCTTTCTGAACAGCCGTCTACAGGAGATCAAGAACACTGTCAAGGACTCCATCTGTGCCAGCTTCAGTATGTGTGAGCTCAGCGTGGACAGCAATGGCTTCTCTAAGGAAGGGGCCACTGAGCCAAAACCTCAGAGTCTAGCCCCCTCAAACCCCAGTGGCTCCTCAGAACAAAGGCCTGACATTAACCTTGACCTGTCCCCTTTGACTTTGGGCTCCCCTCAGAACCATATGTtgcaagctccaggagagccAGCCCCACCATGGGCAGAAATGAGAAGTCCCCACCCACCATGGACAGAAGTGAAGGGCCCCCCTCCTGGTATCCCTGAGAATGGGCTAGTGAGGAGGCTCAACACCGTGCCCAACCTGTCGCGGATGATCTGGGTCAAGACACCCAAGCCAGGTAACCCTGGCTCTGAGGAGCCAAGCATAAAGGAGGCCCCTGGTTGCAAGCAGGAGCTGTCTGAGCCTGTGGCCTCAGGTGGGAAGCCACGGAAGGGCAGGAGACAGGGTAGTCAGGCCAAGAAGAACGAGGTGAGCCCAgcttcccagcccccagcctgcctTGAGACTCCCAGTGCCAAGGGCCAGGCCCCTAGCCCCAAGCAGCCAAGCAAGGCCCCAGAGCCTCCCAGAGTGGACAGCGGTGCTGAAGCTGGAGAAGGGAGCCAGGGGGCCCAACCAGGACCAGGCTGGGCTGACAGCCCCAAAGCTGACAAGGAGAAGGGCAGCTCCTGGCGAAACTGGCCAGGTGAAGCCAAGGCACGGCCTCTGGAGCAGGAGTCTGGACACCCCCCAGGCCCAGCAAGGCCGCAGAGCTTGCAACAGGGCAAGGGCCGCAGCCGCCGGAGCCGCAACAAGCAGGAGAAGTCCGCCGCCTCCTTGG ACGATGTGTTCCTGCCCAAGGACATGGATGGGGTGGAGATGGATGAGACTGACCGGGAGGTGGAGTACTTCAAGAG GTTCTGTCTGGATTCTGCAAAGCAGACGCGTCAGAAAGTTGCTGTGAATTGGACCAACTTCAGCCTCAAGAAAACCACTCCCAGCACAGCTCAGTGA
- the FAM193B gene encoding protein FAM193B isoform X3 translates to MSLPRKAGSCRSLGGSDAAPDEDEAWRKMRLALQTLHRAAGDSGRLVQPEGMALDSLLVESLELCMFPLPPASLCRLAACCVTGNAKAGKKALPRTDWCCRISLSHTSCKSQSCGGDSHSSSSSSSSSSSSSSSCHGNSGDWDPSSFLSAHKLSGLWNSPHSSGALPGGSLGSPPTIPGEVFPISEHHRHSDLTAPPNSPTGHHPQPAPLIPSHPGSFGSPPHPHLLPTTPAVHFPAQVSECPVAVAAAPHTPGPCQSPHLPSTSMPLLKMPPPFSGCSHPCSGHCSGHCSGPLLPPPSSQQLPSTHSRDPGCKGHKFTHSGLTCQLPQPCEADEGLGEEEDSSSERSSCTSSSTHQRDGKFCDCCYCEFFGHNAPPAAPTSRNYTEIREKLRSRLTRRKEELPMKGGALGGIPGEPAVDHRDVDELLEFINSTEPKVPNSARAAKRARHKLKKKEKEKAQLAAEALKQANRSVSGSRELRPARESLLGWPDRELDRVNSFLNSRLQEIKNTVKDSICASFSMCELSVDSNGFSKEGATEPKPQSLAPSNPSGSSEQRPDINLDLSPLTLGSPQNHMLQAPGEPAPPWAEMRSPHPPWTEVKGPPPGIPENGLVRRLNTVPNLSRMIWVKTPKPGNPGSEEPSIKEAPGCKQELSEPVASGGKPRKGRRQGSQAKKNEVSPASQPPACLETPSAKGQAPSPKQPSKAPEPPRVDSGAEAGEGSQGAQPGPGWADSPKADKEKGSSWRNWPGEAKARPLEQESGHPPGPARPQSLQQGKGRSRRSRNKQEKSAASLDDVFLPKDMDGVEMDETDREVEYFKRFCLDSAKQTRQKVAVNWTNFSLKKTTPSTAQ, encoded by the exons ATGAGTCTGCCGAGGAAGGCAGGCTCCTGCAGGAGTCTTGGAGGGTCGGATGCAGCGCCGGATGAGGATGAGGCGTGGCGGAAGATGCGTTTGGCTCTGCAGACACTGCATCGGGCAGCAGGGGACTCTGGGAGGCTGGTGCAGCCAGAAGGCATGGCTCTTGACAGCCTTCTAGTAGAATCTCTGGAATTGTGCAT GTTCCCCCTACCACCAGCCAGTCTGTGCAGACTTGCTGCCTGCTGTGTCACCGGGAACGCAAAGGCTGGGAAGAAGGCCCTTCCCAGAACGGACTGGTGTTGCAGG atctccTTGTCACACACATCCTGCAAATCACAGTCTTGTGGGGGTGATTCTCATTCCTCTTCGTCCTCCTCTTCGTCGTCCtcttcctcatcctcctcctgccACGGGAACTCAGGGGACTGGGATCCTAGTTCGTTCCTGTCAGCACATAAGCTCTCGGGCCTCTGGAACTCCCCGCACTCCAGCGGGGCCCTGCCAGGTGGCTCGCTCGGGAGCCCTCCTACAATCCCTG GTGAGGTTTTCCCCATCTCGGAGCACCACCGGCACTCAGACCTCACTGCTCCACCTAACAGCCCCACCGGCCACCACCCCCAGCCAGCGCCGCTGATCCCATCTCACCCCGGATCCTTTGGCTCACCACCCCACCCGCACCTGCTGCCCACCACCCCAGCAGTGCATTTCCCTGCCCAGGTTTCAGAATGCCCTGTTGCTGTGGCTGCTGCCCCCCACACCCCAGGGCCATGTCAGAGCCCCCACCTTCCCTCCACCAGCATGCCGCTCCTGAAGATGCCTCCTCCATTCTCGGGTTGCAGCCACCCATGTAGTGGTCACTGCAGCGGGCACTGCAGCGggcccctcctcccaccacccagCTCTCAGCAGCTCCCTAGCACGCACAG CAGGGACCCTGGGTGCAAGGGGCACAAGTTTACCCACAGTGGCCTGACGTGCCAGCTTCCCCAGCCATGCGAGGCAGACGAGGGGCTGGGCGAGGAAGAGGACAGCAGCTCGGAGCGTAGCTCCTGCACCTCATCCTCCACCCACCAGCGAGATGGGAAGTTCTGTGACTGCTGCTACTGTGAGTTCTTCGGCCACAATGCG ccacccGCTGCCCCGACGAGTCGGAATTATACCGAGATCCGAGAGAAGCTTCGCTCAAGGCTGACCAGGCGCAAAGAGGAGCTGCCCATGAAGGGGGGCGCCCTGGGCGGGATCCCTGGGGAGCCCGCCGTGGACCATCGAGATGTGGATGAGCTGCTGGAATTCATCAACAGCACGGAGCCCAAAGTCCCCAACAGCGCCAGGGCTGCCAAGCGGGCCCGGCACAAGCTGAAAAAGAAG GAAAAGGAGAAGGCCCAGTTGGCAGCGGAAGCTCTGAAGCAAGCAAATCGTAGTGTTTCTGGAAGCCGGGAGCTGAGGCCTGCCAGGGAGAGTCTTTTGGGGTGGCCCGACCGGGAGCTGGATCGGGTCAACAGCTTTCTGAACAGCCGTCTACAGGAGATCAAGAACACTGTCAAGGACTCCATCTGTGCCAGCTTCAGTATGTGTGAGCTCAGCGTGGACAGCAATGGCTTCTCTAAGGAAGGGGCCACTGAGCCAAAACCTCAGAGTCTAGCCCCCTCAAACCCCAGTGGCTCCTCAGAACAAAGGCCTGACATTAACCTTGACCTGTCCCCTTTGACTTTGGGCTCCCCTCAGAACCATATGTtgcaagctccaggagagccAGCCCCACCATGGGCAGAAATGAGAAGTCCCCACCCACCATGGACAGAAGTGAAGGGCCCCCCTCCTGGTATCCCTGAGAATGGGCTAGTGAGGAGGCTCAACACCGTGCCCAACCTGTCGCGGATGATCTGGGTCAAGACACCCAAGCCAGGTAACCCTGGCTCTGAGGAGCCAAGCATAAAGGAGGCCCCTGGTTGCAAGCAGGAGCTGTCTGAGCCTGTGGCCTCAGGTGGGAAGCCACGGAAGGGCAGGAGACAGGGTAGTCAGGCCAAGAAGAACGAGGTGAGCCCAgcttcccagcccccagcctgcctTGAGACTCCCAGTGCCAAGGGCCAGGCCCCTAGCCCCAAGCAGCCAAGCAAGGCCCCAGAGCCTCCCAGAGTGGACAGCGGTGCTGAAGCTGGAGAAGGGAGCCAGGGGGCCCAACCAGGACCAGGCTGGGCTGACAGCCCCAAAGCTGACAAGGAGAAGGGCAGCTCCTGGCGAAACTGGCCAGGTGAAGCCAAGGCACGGCCTCTGGAGCAGGAGTCTGGACACCCCCCAGGCCCAGCAAGGCCGCAGAGCTTGCAACAGGGCAAGGGCCGCAGCCGCCGGAGCCGCAACAAGCAGGAGAAGTCCGCCGCCTCCTTGG ACGATGTGTTCCTGCCCAAGGACATGGATGGGGTGGAGATGGATGAGACTGACCGGGAGGTGGAGTACTTCAAGAG GTTCTGTCTGGATTCTGCAAAGCAGACGCGTCAGAAAGTTGCTGTGAATTGGACCAACTTCAGCCTCAAGAAAACCACTCCCAGCACAGCTCAGTGA
- the FAM193B gene encoding protein FAM193B isoform X4, protein MRLALQTLHRAAGDSGRLVQPEGMALDSLLVESLELCMFPLPPASLCRLAACCVTGNAKAGKKALPRTDWCCRISLSHTSCKSQSCGGDSHSSSSSSSSSSSSSSSCHGNSGDWDPSSFLSAHKLSGLWNSPHSSGALPGGSLGSPPTIPGEVFPISEHHRHSDLTAPPNSPTGHHPQPAPLIPSHPGSFGSPPHPHLLPTTPAVHFPAQVSECPVAVAAAPHTPGPCQSPHLPSTSMPLLKMPPPFSGCSHPCSGHCSGHCSGPLLPPPSSQQLPSTHSRDPGCKGHKFTHSGLTCQLPQPCEADEGLGEEEDSSSERSSCTSSSTHQRDGKFCDCCYCEFFGHNAPPAAPTSRNYTEIREKLRSRLTRRKEELPMKGGALGGIPGEPAVDHRDVDELLEFINSTEPKVPNSARAAKRARHKLKKKEKEKAQLAAEALKQANRSVSGSRELRPARESLLGWPDRELDRVNSFLNSRLQEIKNTVKDSICASFSMCELSVDSNGFSKEGATEPKPQSLAPSNPSGSSEQRPDINLDLSPLTLGSPQNHMLQAPGEPAPPWAEMRSPHPPWTEVKGPPPGIPENGLVRRLNTVPNLSRMIWVKTPKPGNPGSEEPSIKEAPGCKQELSEPVASGGKPRKGRRQGSQAKKNEVSPASQPPACLETPSAKGQAPSPKQPSKAPEPPRVDSGAEAGEGSQGAQPGPGWADSPKADKEKGSSWRNWPGEAKARPLEQESGHPPGPARPQSLQQGKGRSRRSRNKQEKSAASLDDVFLPKDMDGVEMDETDREVEYFKRFCLDSAKQTRQKVAVNWTNFSLKKTTPSTAQ, encoded by the exons ATGCGTTTGGCTCTGCAGACACTGCATCGGGCAGCAGGGGACTCTGGGAGGCTGGTGCAGCCAGAAGGCATGGCTCTTGACAGCCTTCTAGTAGAATCTCTGGAATTGTGCAT GTTCCCCCTACCACCAGCCAGTCTGTGCAGACTTGCTGCCTGCTGTGTCACCGGGAACGCAAAGGCTGGGAAGAAGGCCCTTCCCAGAACGGACTGGTGTTGCAGG atctccTTGTCACACACATCCTGCAAATCACAGTCTTGTGGGGGTGATTCTCATTCCTCTTCGTCCTCCTCTTCGTCGTCCtcttcctcatcctcctcctgccACGGGAACTCAGGGGACTGGGATCCTAGTTCGTTCCTGTCAGCACATAAGCTCTCGGGCCTCTGGAACTCCCCGCACTCCAGCGGGGCCCTGCCAGGTGGCTCGCTCGGGAGCCCTCCTACAATCCCTG GTGAGGTTTTCCCCATCTCGGAGCACCACCGGCACTCAGACCTCACTGCTCCACCTAACAGCCCCACCGGCCACCACCCCCAGCCAGCGCCGCTGATCCCATCTCACCCCGGATCCTTTGGCTCACCACCCCACCCGCACCTGCTGCCCACCACCCCAGCAGTGCATTTCCCTGCCCAGGTTTCAGAATGCCCTGTTGCTGTGGCTGCTGCCCCCCACACCCCAGGGCCATGTCAGAGCCCCCACCTTCCCTCCACCAGCATGCCGCTCCTGAAGATGCCTCCTCCATTCTCGGGTTGCAGCCACCCATGTAGTGGTCACTGCAGCGGGCACTGCAGCGggcccctcctcccaccacccagCTCTCAGCAGCTCCCTAGCACGCACAG CAGGGACCCTGGGTGCAAGGGGCACAAGTTTACCCACAGTGGCCTGACGTGCCAGCTTCCCCAGCCATGCGAGGCAGACGAGGGGCTGGGCGAGGAAGAGGACAGCAGCTCGGAGCGTAGCTCCTGCACCTCATCCTCCACCCACCAGCGAGATGGGAAGTTCTGTGACTGCTGCTACTGTGAGTTCTTCGGCCACAATGCG ccacccGCTGCCCCGACGAGTCGGAATTATACCGAGATCCGAGAGAAGCTTCGCTCAAGGCTGACCAGGCGCAAAGAGGAGCTGCCCATGAAGGGGGGCGCCCTGGGCGGGATCCCTGGGGAGCCCGCCGTGGACCATCGAGATGTGGATGAGCTGCTGGAATTCATCAACAGCACGGAGCCCAAAGTCCCCAACAGCGCCAGGGCTGCCAAGCGGGCCCGGCACAAGCTGAAAAAGAAG GAAAAGGAGAAGGCCCAGTTGGCAGCGGAAGCTCTGAAGCAAGCAAATCGTAGTGTTTCTGGAAGCCGGGAGCTGAGGCCTGCCAGGGAGAGTCTTTTGGGGTGGCCCGACCGGGAGCTGGATCGGGTCAACAGCTTTCTGAACAGCCGTCTACAGGAGATCAAGAACACTGTCAAGGACTCCATCTGTGCCAGCTTCAGTATGTGTGAGCTCAGCGTGGACAGCAATGGCTTCTCTAAGGAAGGGGCCACTGAGCCAAAACCTCAGAGTCTAGCCCCCTCAAACCCCAGTGGCTCCTCAGAACAAAGGCCTGACATTAACCTTGACCTGTCCCCTTTGACTTTGGGCTCCCCTCAGAACCATATGTtgcaagctccaggagagccAGCCCCACCATGGGCAGAAATGAGAAGTCCCCACCCACCATGGACAGAAGTGAAGGGCCCCCCTCCTGGTATCCCTGAGAATGGGCTAGTGAGGAGGCTCAACACCGTGCCCAACCTGTCGCGGATGATCTGGGTCAAGACACCCAAGCCAGGTAACCCTGGCTCTGAGGAGCCAAGCATAAAGGAGGCCCCTGGTTGCAAGCAGGAGCTGTCTGAGCCTGTGGCCTCAGGTGGGAAGCCACGGAAGGGCAGGAGACAGGGTAGTCAGGCCAAGAAGAACGAGGTGAGCCCAgcttcccagcccccagcctgcctTGAGACTCCCAGTGCCAAGGGCCAGGCCCCTAGCCCCAAGCAGCCAAGCAAGGCCCCAGAGCCTCCCAGAGTGGACAGCGGTGCTGAAGCTGGAGAAGGGAGCCAGGGGGCCCAACCAGGACCAGGCTGGGCTGACAGCCCCAAAGCTGACAAGGAGAAGGGCAGCTCCTGGCGAAACTGGCCAGGTGAAGCCAAGGCACGGCCTCTGGAGCAGGAGTCTGGACACCCCCCAGGCCCAGCAAGGCCGCAGAGCTTGCAACAGGGCAAGGGCCGCAGCCGCCGGAGCCGCAACAAGCAGGAGAAGTCCGCCGCCTCCTTGG ACGATGTGTTCCTGCCCAAGGACATGGATGGGGTGGAGATGGATGAGACTGACCGGGAGGTGGAGTACTTCAAGAG GTTCTGTCTGGATTCTGCAAAGCAGACGCGTCAGAAAGTTGCTGTGAATTGGACCAACTTCAGCCTCAAGAAAACCACTCCCAGCACAGCTCAGTGA
- the FAM193B gene encoding protein FAM193B isoform X6, which yields MTRRRSRPSGGAGRRERARATGPQKPQAPEPPPPPSLEAGAGAGPPEAPAEPYRDGPREEDEPKLAPGPQVPPTTSQSVQTCCLLCHRERKGWEEGPSQNGLVLQGEKLPPDFMPKLVKNLLGEMPLWVCQSCRKSMEEDERQTGREHAVAISLSHTSCKSQSCGGDSHSSSSSSSSSSSSSSSCHGNSGDWDPSSFLSAHKLSGLWNSPHSSGALPGGSLGSPPTIPGEVFPISEHHRHSDLTAPPNSPTGHHPQPAPLIPSHPGSFGSPPHPHLLPTTPAVHFPAQVSECPVAVAAAPHTPGPCQSPHLPSTSMPLLKMPPPFSGCSHPCSGHCSGHCSGPLLPPPSSQQLPSTHRDPGCKGHKFTHSGLTCQLPQPCEADEGLGEEEDSSSERSSCTSSSTHQRDGKFCDCCYCEFFGHNAEKEKAQLAAEALKQANRSVSGSRELRPARESLLGWPDRELDRVNSFLNSRLQEIKNTVKDSICASFSMCELSVDSNGFSKEGATEPKPQSLAPSNPSGSSEQRPDINLDLSPLTLGSPQNHMLQAPGEPAPPWAEMRSPHPPWTEVKGPPPGIPENGLVRRLNTVPNLSRMIWVKTPKPGNPGSEEPSIKEAPGCKQELSEPVASGGKPRKGRRQGSQAKKNEVSPASQPPACLETPSAKGQAPSPKQPSKAPEPPRVDSGAEAGEGSQGAQPGPGWADSPKADKEKGSSWRNWPGEAKARPLEQESGHPPGPARPQSLQQGKGRSRRSRNKQEKSAASLDDVFLPKDMDGVEMDETDREVEYFKRFCLDSAKQTRQKVAVNWTNFSLKKTTPSTAQ from the exons GTTCCCCCTACCACCAGCCAGTCTGTGCAGACTTGCTGCCTGCTGTGTCACCGGGAACGCAAAGGCTGGGAAGAAGGCCCTTCCCAGAACGGACTGGTGTTGCAGGGTGAGAAGCTGCCCCCTGACTTCATGCCAAAGCTCGTCAAGAATCTCCTAGGCGAGATGCCTCTGTGGGTCTGCCAGAGTTGCCGAAAGAGCATGGAGGAAGATGAAAGGCAGACAGGTCGAGAACATGCAGTGGCG atctccTTGTCACACACATCCTGCAAATCACAGTCTTGTGGGGGTGATTCTCATTCCTCTTCGTCCTCCTCTTCGTCGTCCtcttcctcatcctcctcctgccACGGGAACTCAGGGGACTGGGATCCTAGTTCGTTCCTGTCAGCACATAAGCTCTCGGGCCTCTGGAACTCCCCGCACTCCAGCGGGGCCCTGCCAGGTGGCTCGCTCGGGAGCCCTCCTACAATCCCTG GTGAGGTTTTCCCCATCTCGGAGCACCACCGGCACTCAGACCTCACTGCTCCACCTAACAGCCCCACCGGCCACCACCCCCAGCCAGCGCCGCTGATCCCATCTCACCCCGGATCCTTTGGCTCACCACCCCACCCGCACCTGCTGCCCACCACCCCAGCAGTGCATTTCCCTGCCCAGGTTTCAGAATGCCCTGTTGCTGTGGCTGCTGCCCCCCACACCCCAGGGCCATGTCAGAGCCCCCACCTTCCCTCCACCAGCATGCCGCTCCTGAAGATGCCTCCTCCATTCTCGGGTTGCAGCCACCCATGTAGTGGTCACTGCAGCGGGCACTGCAGCGggcccctcctcccaccacccagCTCTCAGCAGCTCCCTAGCACGCACAG GGACCCTGGGTGCAAGGGGCACAAGTTTACCCACAGTGGCCTGACGTGCCAGCTTCCCCAGCCATGCGAGGCAGACGAGGGGCTGGGCGAGGAAGAGGACAGCAGCTCGGAGCGTAGCTCCTGCACCTCATCCTCCACCCACCAGCGAGATGGGAAGTTCTGTGACTGCTGCTACTGTGAGTTCTTCGGCCACAATGCG GAAAAGGAGAAGGCCCAGTTGGCAGCGGAAGCTCTGAAGCAAGCAAATCGTAGTGTTTCTGGAAGCCGGGAGCTGAGGCCTGCCAGGGAGAGTCTTTTGGGGTGGCCCGACCGGGAGCTGGATCGGGTCAACAGCTTTCTGAACAGCCGTCTACAGGAGATCAAGAACACTGTCAAGGACTCCATCTGTGCCAGCTTCAGTATGTGTGAGCTCAGCGTGGACAGCAATGGCTTCTCTAAGGAAGGGGCCACTGAGCCAAAACCTCAGAGTCTAGCCCCCTCAAACCCCAGTGGCTCCTCAGAACAAAGGCCTGACATTAACCTTGACCTGTCCCCTTTGACTTTGGGCTCCCCTCAGAACCATATGTtgcaagctccaggagagccAGCCCCACCATGGGCAGAAATGAGAAGTCCCCACCCACCATGGACAGAAGTGAAGGGCCCCCCTCCTGGTATCCCTGAGAATGGGCTAGTGAGGAGGCTCAACACCGTGCCCAACCTGTCGCGGATGATCTGGGTCAAGACACCCAAGCCAGGTAACCCTGGCTCTGAGGAGCCAAGCATAAAGGAGGCCCCTGGTTGCAAGCAGGAGCTGTCTGAGCCTGTGGCCTCAGGTGGGAAGCCACGGAAGGGCAGGAGACAGGGTAGTCAGGCCAAGAAGAACGAGGTGAGCCCAgcttcccagcccccagcctgcctTGAGACTCCCAGTGCCAAGGGCCAGGCCCCTAGCCCCAAGCAGCCAAGCAAGGCCCCAGAGCCTCCCAGAGTGGACAGCGGTGCTGAAGCTGGAGAAGGGAGCCAGGGGGCCCAACCAGGACCAGGCTGGGCTGACAGCCCCAAAGCTGACAAGGAGAAGGGCAGCTCCTGGCGAAACTGGCCAGGTGAAGCCAAGGCACGGCCTCTGGAGCAGGAGTCTGGACACCCCCCAGGCCCAGCAAGGCCGCAGAGCTTGCAACAGGGCAAGGGCCGCAGCCGCCGGAGCCGCAACAAGCAGGAGAAGTCCGCCGCCTCCTTGG ACGATGTGTTCCTGCCCAAGGACATGGATGGGGTGGAGATGGATGAGACTGACCGGGAGGTGGAGTACTTCAAGAG GTTCTGTCTGGATTCTGCAAAGCAGACGCGTCAGAAAGTTGCTGTGAATTGGACCAACTTCAGCCTCAAGAAAACCACTCCCAGCACAGCTCAGTGA